A segment of the Aliidongia dinghuensis genome:
GCCGGACGCGCCCGCCGAGCCCGGCCCGGTCGAGCGCACGCGCCGCGGTGTCGAGCATGACCCGGGCGACATCGACACCGTAGATCCGTGCGTCGGGCACCAGATGGCCGAGCCGGACCAGATTACGCCCCGTGCCGCAGCCCATCTCCAGCACCGAGGCGCCGGGTTTGACCGGCAGCGCGTCCAAGAGCCGGTCGCGGCCGATCAGATAGAACTTCCGCGTCAGGTCATAGATGTGCCGCTGATAGCGGTACATCACGTCCATGCGCCGTGCCGCATCTGCGGCGGCGTCAAGACCGGTAGCGGCGAGGTCGGTCATCTCAGGCGACGCGGGAATAGAGGTGGAAGCCGCCGTAGATCGCCGAACGGTCCTGGGCGAGCCAGCGCTTCGAGTCCGCCTCGTGATAGTGCCAGCCCTCGAAGAGAGCGGCGAAGCGGGCCGGCGCCAGCTTCTCGGCAAACGGCGATTCGGCGCCGGCGGTGCGGAAGATCACCCGCGCGCCCGGGCGCGACGTCCGTCGGATCTGGGCCCAGAGGTCGGCCAGCATGGTCTCGTCCATCCAATCGACGCTGTCGAGCAGGATGTAGCGGTCCTTGCTGCCGGCGTCCTCGCTCGCGAGATAGTCGGTCATCGACTGCAGCCGCGTCTCGACCCGGCCGAGCCGGTCGCGGATCGTCGCGTAATTCTCAGCCTTGAGATACGGCGGCGTCGCGCGGCGCTCCTTCACGTCATAATGCCGGCCGAACGCCTGCCAGGCGAAATAGTTCTCCGACAGGTCGAAGTCGCAGGCGAGGCGCCGGATGCGATGACGGATCAGGTCGGCGAGGTCGCCGCTCGAGTCCTGGCGCATGGCATCGAACTGGTTTGCCGGGATGCCGAGGCTGTAGAGCACGACCGGCTGGCGGGCGAGCAGGCGCACGAGCTTGAGTTCGAACAGCGGCCCGATCTCGCGGTCGTAGATCTCGCGCTGCTCTTCCATCGTGCGCGCGTCGAGGATGCGTTCCGGATGGCGGTCGGCGATCCGGGCGAAGGCATGCAGGAAGCCGATGAACTTGCCGAGCAGCGCCTTGCGGTAGAGACCCTTGGCAAAGAACTCGACGCGCTCGCGGCCCAAGAGCGAGCGATGCTCCCAGAAGGCGCGTGCGGCCGGGTCGAGCTTGTCGGCCAGGTGGGTGCGGTAGAGGTCGACATTGTCCTTGTTCTTGGCGATGCCGAAGAACTGGAAGAACGCCTCGTGGTCCGGCAGATGGCGAAGTGCCGCAAGCTTCAAGCGCGTCAGCGCAATATGCGCCGGGTTGAGGTCGAGGGCGGTGATCTGCGCCGGGTCGGCGACCAGGTAATTGAGGATGTTACAGCCGCCGGACGCGATCGTGACAACCCGGCTGTCGGGCCGGAGATCGAGCGCCTCGAGGTCGACGGCCGGGTCTTCCCAGATCTGGTTATAGACGAAGCGGGCAAACCAGAGCGCGAACAGCCGGTCGAGCAGCGCTTGTTTCTTGCTGGGAGCCTGCCGATAGACCGCCTTCTTGATTGCTGCGGTCTTGCTACGCGCCAGTGCCACCATCGGGAAAGCCCATCCCTCGTTGCGGGCCCTTCGGCAGCGTGCCCATGGGCCGGAGTAACGAGCGGAATAGGAGCAAAGTCAGGGCCGGTCTACTAGATTTAGGGGGCCCGGCGATGATTTCACCGAGCCTCCACAGAACCGTCTCCGAACTGTCATTTTACTTAAGAAAGACCACTTTTCTCGGAGAACCGACGCCCGTTTCTTAAGCAGAGCGAGGAGTGGACGGCGCACGGACGCCATCCGACTCCTCGTTTTCCGTCAGGCGCCGGCGCTTACGCCAGCGCCAGCACCAGGGCGCCCACGAGCCAGCAATAGATCGCGAACGGCCGCATCGCATTCACCTCGTGGCGGCGGAACCAGATCATCAGCGCCCAGACGCTGAGGAAGGCGATGACGCCGGCGACGAGGCCGCCGATCGTAGCATTGCCCATGGTGCCGGCCGGCGCATGGGCGAGCTTCGGCAGTTCGAGCACGCTCGCACCCAGGATGATCGGCGTTGCCAGCAGGAACGAGAAACGCGCGGCTGCCTCGTGGGTGAGGCCGGCCCAGAAGCCCGCGACCATGCTGGCGCCGGAGCGCGAGAAGCCGGGGACGAGCGCCAGCGACTGGGCAAGCCCGACCAGCACCGCCTGGGTGAAGCTCAGTTCCTGGACCTCCTTCGTGCCGCGCCTCTGTAGCTTCTCGCCGGCATAGAGCAGCACGCCGTTCAAGAGCAGGAAGAAGGCGGCCGAGGTCACGCTGGAGAAGATGCCTTTCAGGAGCTTCTCGAACACGAGCCCGATGATCGCCGCCGGGATGGTGCCGACGATCACCAGCATGAGCGTCCGCCGCGCCGTCACCGCGCGGCTGTCGAACAGGCTCATCAGGAAATCGAGCCAGTCGCGCCAGAAGAAGACAAAAAGCGCCACCGCCGTGCCGAGGTGCAGCATGACGACGAACGGCAGGAAATGCTCTTTCAGGAATTCCGGGCTCAGGTCCCAGCCGAAGGCGAAAGGCGTGAGGACCGCGTGAGCGACGGAGGAGATGGGGAAAAGCTCGGTGATGCCTTGGATGATGGAAATGATCAGGGTCTGAAGGAGATCCATGTCGCCTCGGCAGATGGTGGAACGGGGGGCGGACCGGCTATAGCAAGTCCGGACCGGGGTGCCCAGTGTAAAAGCCGGGGCTGAAGATGCGGGATCAGTCGCGCGTCAAGCTGGCAAGCCCGACGCCGGCACCGATCAGGAAGGTGCCGGCGATGCGATTGGTGAGGCGCGCGAAGCGTGGCCGGAGTGCCAGCCGCGTCGCCTGGGCCGCGAGGCAGGCATAGAACAGCTGCACCACGAACTCGATCACGACGCTTACCAGCGCCAGCACCACCAACTGCACCGCCACGGGCCGCTGCGTATCGACGAATTGCGGCAATAGTGCGGTGAAGAACAGCAGCGCCTTCGGGTTCGCGACCTGGACGACGAAGGCATGGGTGAAGAGCCCGGCAGCCCGCCCGCGCGCCACAGGGGCGGCCGCGACGGCGAGGCTCGACGTCCGGTCGAAGAAGGTCCGGACGCCGAGCCAGAGGAGATAGGCAGCGCCCAGCCACTTGATCGCGAAGAACAATTCATACGAGGCAAGCAGCAAGGCGCCGAGGCTGGTCGCCGACAGGACGAAATAAAGCGTGTTGCCGGCGATGATGCCGAAGATCGACCAGAGCGCGCGGCCGGCGCCGTGCTTCAGCGCCTGGGACAGGATGGTCAGCACCGCGGGCCCGGGCGTCAGGCACAGCACCAGCTCCGTGACCGCGAACAGCGCGACGAGCTGCCAGTTCATGACCTATAGGACTTTCTTGGCCGCGGCCTCGGCGATGAAGCGCTCGAACGCGGCAAGCGTCGGCTCGCTCACGTGATGCTCCATGCCCTCGGCATCGGCGCGCGCGGTTTCGGGATCGATGCCGAGCGCCTCGAGGAAACGCAGCACGATCTGGTGCCGGCGCCGGCATTCGAGCGCCAGCGCCCGGCCGGCATCGGTCAGGAAGATCGAGCGATAGGGCTGCTGCTGGACATAGCCGTCGCGCTGCAGCCGGCCGATGGTATTGACCACGGTCGCGTGTGCAACCCCCAGCCGTCGCGAGATATCGACGGCCCGCGCCTCGCCCTGGGTGTCGATGAGGTCGGCGATCAGCTCGCAATAGTCCTGCGCCATCATGCTGTCGCGCTGGCGCCGCTGCTGGCCGAATGCCCGCGCCTGGCTTTCCGGCTCGTCGACCACGCAGCTCAAGACGCCGATGACCGGCGTCTCCCTGTCCTCGCCCATTGCGCCACTTCCTTGCTCTACCGGGCTCGGATCCTAGCAAGCGGGCGGCGATTTTGTAAGGCGGGCCGGGCCGCCCTCGCCCGCCAAGCGCCTGTCGGTCACAATTATTTCAACGACTGGCATCTTGTACCGAATATAGCCAATGCTATAATCTCATTATCGAGCTTCATCCGAGGGGGCAGAACGCCCATGGCACCGAGCGATGTCAGCCTAGCCGAACCGATGACCCCGGGTCTCGCCCCGCGGTCGGTCTCGCTTGGCCCGGTGCATCGGTCGATCCGGATCCCGGTCGACGCCGGCTGGTTCCGCAAGCTCCTCGCCTTCGGCGGCCCGGGCTATCTTGTATCCGTGGGATACATGGACCCGGGCAACTGGGCGACCGACCTCGCCGGCGGCTCGGCCTACGGCTACACCCTGCTCTCGGTCGTGGTGCTCTCCAGCCTGATGGCGATGCTGCTGCAGGCGCTGAGCCTCCGGCTCGGCATCGCAACCGGCCGCGACCTCGCCCAATTGAGCCGCGAGCGGTTCGGGCCCAGGGCGTCCTTCGCCTTCTGGGCGGTCGCCGAACTCGCCATCGTGGCCTGCGACCTGGCCGAGGTGATCGGCACGGCGATCGCGCTCGAGCTGCTGTTCGGCCTGCCGCTCCTCTGGGGCGTGCTGCTGACGGCCGGCGATACGCTCCTGGTGCTGGGGCTACAGCGCTGGGGCTTCCGCGGCGTCGAGGCGCTGGTCGTGGGCCTCATCGCGCTCATCACTGTTTGCTTTGGTTACGAGCTGCTCGTGTCCTCGCCGGCGATGGCCGGCGTCCTGGGCGGGCTCGTGCCGCGTACGCAGATCGTGCACGACCCGGCCATGCTCTATGTCGCGATCGGCATCATCGGCGCCACCGTGATGCCGCATAACCTCTATCTGCATTCGGCGCTGGTGCAGACGCGCGGCTATGCCGAGGACGAGCACGGCAAGCGCGAGGCGATCCGCTTCGCGACCATCGATTCCAACGTGGCCCTTGGCTTCGCGCTCCTTATCAACGCCGCGATCCTGGTGCTGGCGGCCGCCACGTTCCACACCTCCGGCCATCAGGACATCGCGGAGCTGCAGGACGCCTACCACCTGATCGCGCCGCTGCTGGGCGCGCCGCTGGCCGCGACCGTGTTCGCGCTGGCCCTGCTCTGCGCCGGCCAGAATTCGACGCTGACCGGCACGCTCGCCGGGCAGATCGTCATGGAGGGCTTCCTCCACATGCGCATCCGGCCGTGGCTCCGGCGGCTCGTCACGCGCGCCCTCGCCGTGGTGCCGGCCGCCATCGTCGTGGCACTCTCGGGCGAGCAGGCAACCGGCGACATGCTGATCGGCAGCCAGGTCGTGCTCAGCCTGCAACTGCCCTTCGCCATGATCCCGCTCGTCTGGCTCACCGGCGACAAGCGGCTGATGGGCCCATTCGCCAATTCCCGCATGATGTCGATCGCCGCCTGGACCGTGTCGCTCCTCATCGTGGCGCTCAACCTCAAGCTCGCTGCGGACATGCTGTTCTAGCGAGCGCCCGCGGCCAGCGGCGCGACGCTTTGCCCCAGACCCGAAACGCATCATGCGGCGGGACGTGATGCGCTCCCGCCGCTCTGCTATAGAGGCGGCCATGATCGCCCTTCGGCGCCCTGTCGCCCCGCTCCTCGTCCTTGTCGGCCTCGGCGCTCCCGCCGCGGCGCTGGCTCATCCGCACATCTTCATCGAAGAGCATGTCGAGGTGCTGTTCGACCACGACACTGTGACCGGCGTACGCATGACCTGGAGCTTCGACGAGCTCTATAGCTCCATGCTGCGCTCCGACTATACCTCGACGAAGAAGGGGCCGATCACGGCCAAGGACGTGCAGAACCTGCACGACAAGGCCTTCACGAACCTCGCGACCGTGCATTACTTCACGACCATGAGCCTCGACGGCAAGCCGGTCGAATTCGGCACGCCCAAGGATTTCACGGCGAGCTTCAATGCCGACGACAAGGCGATCTACAGCTTCGTCATCCCGCTGACCCTGCCCAAGGCGGCGCCCAAGAACCTGCTGGAGATCGCGGTGTTCGACCCGGAATATTACGTGGATTTCGAACTCGCGACCGACGATCCGGTCAAGGCGACCGGCGGTGCCGCGCTCAAGGCGGACTGCCAGCCCGGCACGGTGCGGCGCGACACCCAGGGCTGGGGCCAGGTCGACGCCGACATCGTGTCCTGCACCTATCAGGGCGGCGCCTGATGCGCCGGCTCCTCTTCGTCCTGCTGCTGCTCGCGACGGGGCTCGCTGCCGGGCTGGCGGGCGCTGCCAAGGCCGACCCGTTCACCGGCGGCGGCGGCACGCCGCTGTCGAGCAAGCCCGCGGGCCAACCGGAGGCGCCAGCGGCGCAGCCTGGCGACGTTGCGGCTACGCTGCCCGTCACCGGCCTTTTCAACGGCATGCTGCAACGGCTGGCTCACCAGCAGATGCTGCTGAACGAACGCATCTCGCACCAGTTCAAGGCCGTGCGCGACACCGGCTCGCGCACCGCCTTCGCGACCATCCTGGCGCTTGCCTTCCTTTACGGCGTGCTGCACGCGGCCGGCCCCGGCCATGGCAAATCGATTGTTGCCGCCTATTTCGTCGCGAACGAGGCCCGCTGGACCAGCGGCGTGATGATGGGCGGCGTCATCTCGCTCCTGCAGGGCTTGACCGCCATCGTCGTGGTGTCCCTGCTATCGCTGGTCCTCCGGACCAGCCAGATGGCGATCGAGAACAACGGCGCCATGGTCGAGTTCTTGAGCTATGGCCTGGTCGTGCTGATCGGCCTGGTGCTGTTCTGGCGTGCGGCCACGGGCCGGGGACACCACCATCATCATGGGCCCGCTCCGCTCGGCCACGACCACCATGCCTGCGGCCATGATCATCATCATGACCACGATCACCACGACCACGGGCATCACCACCCGGCACCGGCGCACAGCTCGTTCCGCCACATCCTGACGCTCGCGGCCGGCGTCGCCCCCTGCGCCAGCGCCATCATCATCATGCTGTTCGCGCTCGCCAACGGCGCGATGCTGGTCGGCACGATTGCGGTCATGTCGCTGTCGCTCGGCATGGGCCTGACCGTCTCGGCGATCGGCGTGCTGTCGATCCTGGCGCGCGGCCTGATGAAGCGCTTCGCCGGCGGCGAGACGGCGGCCGGCGAACGGCTCGAGCGCGTGCTCAACATCGCCGGCTCGGTCCTGGTCGTGGGCTTCGCCGGCCTGCTGATGCTGGGCGCCTGGGAGCGGCTTTAGCGGCCCGCGCCGCTCGTCAGCTGATCACGGCGTCTTCGCCCGCTCGATCAAATAGTCCTCGCCCTCGTAGATGTAGATCGCCCGATCCTGACCGATGAACAGAACACGGGCGTAGGGGCCGTCGTCACAGTTGAGTCGGGCGTCGGTGATCGTCCCCTTCGGCGAAGCCAGCGCGTGTGCGCCCTTCGGCAGCTTGAACAATTTGATTGCGGACAGCCAAGGGAGCTGACGGTTCGGATACGATGCGCCCGTGGCGCAGTTCGTGGAGAACGGGTCGTTGAACGAGTCGTCAGATATAACGATCTGGGTGCCGATCTCCGGCGTCTTGCGACCTTGGCAATCGCTGCACAGAACCTTGGTCACGGTCCAGGTGCCGAACATCTCAGGCGTCCCCTGCGGCGTCGACATGGGCTGAGACGCGTCGTCCGCCATCGCCGCGCCGATGCCGACCATGGCAGCGGCGACCGCCACTAGGGTTGGGAGCAACCTCATTGTGCCGAACCGATGTAGCGGAGGAACTGCTTCTTCCGGGACCACCACCAGCGATCCGGTACGTTCACCTTGCCTACGCCCCCGGACTGCATGCCGACGAATTGGGAAGCAGACAGCATGATCGCTACGTGCGCCGGGAAGGAGCGCTTCACGCCCTTCTGGACCTCGTACGGTACCGGCCCGGCCGGGAAGTAGACGATGTCTCCGGCCTGTGGCGCTCCGGTCACCGACTGGAATTGTAGCCTGTCTTTTGCGATCTCATCCGAGCTCTCGCGCACGAACAGCGGGTTCACCGTCTTGATCGCGAGCCAGACGAAATACGAGCAGTCGAAGGCTTGATCGGAGACAGGGGGAGTTGCGTATGTGGCGGCCTGCTTGGTTTGCCAGAGCTTGGCGGCCGCAACGGCGATCCTATCCGACGTGGTGGCGGCAGGTGATTGATCGTCTGGCATCTGGTCCGGCGTCCTTCGATGGCGTCTGCACCGGAGCGTACGCTAAGGTCGAGACGGCGGGAAGCGGCACCACCTGACGATGTTGTCCACGATACCGGGGCTGGCGATCGCGAGTGGGATGCGCGACGCGCGCTTGTCGCGGTCGAAATGTAACGTTATATCCTTTTCTTTCGATCGAACGGGTGGACCGCAGCATGGCGATGGAGACGGAGCACGGGCTTGATCACGCGCATGTCCGCCGCCGGGCGTCGCTACCGGTAGCGGGGACGAGCCCGCTTGCCCATGGCCTGGGTTTCCGGCTCGCCTGGGCCGGCGGCCTGTCGGCGCTCTTGTGGCTCGGCGTCGCCTGGGCATTGCAATGACAAGCGTTGCAATGAGTGGAGCCGTAATGAGCACGGCCAAGACCGCGTCGGGCGCCGCGGTCGCAGTCGAGGATCTGACCGTCGCCTACGAGCGGCATCCGGCGATCCATCACATTCGCGGCCGGTTCGCGGCCGGCTCGCTCACTGCCATTATCGGCCCTAACGGCGCCGGCAAGTCGACGCTCGTCAAGACCATCGCCGGCACGCTTCGCCCGGTGAGCGGCCGCGTCCGGCGCGATCCGGCCGGGCCTGCGCGGCTTGCCTATCTGCCGCAGCAGTCGGAGATCGAGCGCGGTTTCCCGATCACCGTGCTCGACACGGTGCTGCTCGGCGCCTGGCGCCGCATCGGCTGGCACCGCGCCGCCGGCCGGGCCGAGACGGAGGCCGCGCTGGCGGCGCTCGACGCCGTCGGTCTCGCCCATTTCGAGCAGCGCGGCGTCTCGACACTCTCGTCCGGCCAGTTCCAGCGCGTGCTGTTCGCGCGCCTCATGGTGCAGGACGCGCCGCTGATCCTGCTCGACGAGCCGTTCACCGCACTCGACAGCAAGACGACGCGCGATCTTCTGGCGCTGGTCGAGCGCTGGCACCGCGAGGGCCGCACGATCATCGCCGTGCTGCATGATTTCGAGCAGGTGCGCGCCCATTTCCCGGAGAGCCTGCTTATCGCGCGCGAGCTCGTCGCCTGGGGCCCGACCGAGACGGTGCTGACGCCGGACAATCTGGCGGCCGCGCGGCGCATCTCTGAAGCCTGGGATGAGAACGCCGTCGCCTGCCATGCGGCGGCCGAGGATGCGCTGAGGGCTCGCGCCTGATGCTCTACGACTTCCTGGCCGGACCGTTCGTCGAGTTCCCGTTCCTCAGGCGCGCGCTCGTCGGCGCGCTGGCGCTGGCGCTTGGCTGCGGCCCGATCGGCACGTTCCTGGTCTTGAGGCGCATGAGCCTGATGGGCGATGCCATGAGCCATGCGGTGCTGCCGGGGGCGGCGATCGGCTTCATGTTCGCAGGATTGTCGCTGCCGGCGATGAGCCTCGGCGGCCTCGGCGCCGGGCTGCTGGTGGCGCTCCTGGCCGGCATCGTCACGCGATTGACGCCGCTCCGCGAAGACGCGAGCTTCGCCGCGTTCTATCTCATGTCGCTGGCACTGGGCGTCCTGATTGTGTCGACCCACGGCAGCAGCGTCGATCTGCTGCATGTGCTGTTCGGCACCATCCTGGCGGTCGACGACACGGCGCTGATCCTGGTCGGCGCGATTGCGACCGTGACGCTCATTGCCCTCGCCCTCATCTATCGGCCGCTCGTGCTCGACGCGTTCGACCCGGGCTTCCTGCGCTCGGTCGGCGTGCCGGGCGGCACGATCCACGCACTGTTCCTGACGCTGGTCGTGCTCAACCTGGTCGCGGGCTTCCAGGCGCTCGGCACCTTGATGGCCGTCGGCCTCATGATGATCCCGGCCGCCGCCGCGCGCTTCTGGGCGCGCGAGATCTGGTCCTTGGCCGCGGTGTCAAGCGCGCTCGCGGCGCTTGCCGGCTATGTCGGCCTGCTCGTCTCCTATCATGCCGACCTGCCGTCGGGCCCGGCCATCATCCTGACAGCCGGCCTGCTCTACCTTGTCTCCGTCGCCGTCGGCCGGCGCGATTCGATCCGCACCCGCTATTTCGTGAAGTCGCACCTGGCGGCGTGATCGCCCAGCCGCCAGTTACTTCGCCGCTTC
Coding sequences within it:
- the aztA gene encoding zinc ABC transporter ATP-binding protein AztA — its product is MSTAKTASGAAVAVEDLTVAYERHPAIHHIRGRFAAGSLTAIIGPNGAGKSTLVKTIAGTLRPVSGRVRRDPAGPARLAYLPQQSEIERGFPITVLDTVLLGAWRRIGWHRAAGRAETEAALAALDAVGLAHFEQRGVSTLSSGQFQRVLFARLMVQDAPLILLDEPFTALDSKTTRDLLALVERWHREGRTIIAVLHDFEQVRAHFPESLLIARELVAWGPTETVLTPDNLAAARRISEAWDENAVACHAAAEDALRARA
- a CDS encoding undecaprenyl-diphosphate phosphatase, coding for MDLLQTLIISIIQGITELFPISSVAHAVLTPFAFGWDLSPEFLKEHFLPFVVMLHLGTAVALFVFFWRDWLDFLMSLFDSRAVTARRTLMLVIVGTIPAAIIGLVFEKLLKGIFSSVTSAAFFLLLNGVLLYAGEKLQRRGTKEVQELSFTQAVLVGLAQSLALVPGFSRSGASMVAGFWAGLTHEAAARFSFLLATPIILGASVLELPKLAHAPAGTMGNATIGGLVAGVIAFLSVWALMIWFRRHEVNAMRPFAIYCWLVGALVLALA
- a CDS encoding nickel/cobalt transporter — encoded protein: MRRLLFVLLLLATGLAAGLAGAAKADPFTGGGGTPLSSKPAGQPEAPAAQPGDVAATLPVTGLFNGMLQRLAHQQMLLNERISHQFKAVRDTGSRTAFATILALAFLYGVLHAAGPGHGKSIVAAYFVANEARWTSGVMMGGVISLLQGLTAIVVVSLLSLVLRTSQMAIENNGAMVEFLSYGLVVLIGLVLFWRAATGRGHHHHHGPAPLGHDHHACGHDHHHDHDHHDHGHHHPAPAHSSFRHILTLAAGVAPCASAIIIMLFALANGAMLVGTIAVMSLSLGMGLTVSAIGVLSILARGLMKRFAGGETAAGERLERVLNIAGSVLVVGFAGLLMLGAWERL
- the mntR gene encoding manganese-binding transcriptional regulator MntR encodes the protein MGEDRETPVIGVLSCVVDEPESQARAFGQQRRQRDSMMAQDYCELIADLIDTQGEARAVDISRRLGVAHATVVNTIGRLQRDGYVQQQPYRSIFLTDAGRALALECRRRHQIVLRFLEALGIDPETARADAEGMEHHVSEPTLAAFERFIAEAAAKKVL
- a CDS encoding Nramp family divalent metal transporter, with amino-acid sequence MAPSDVSLAEPMTPGLAPRSVSLGPVHRSIRIPVDAGWFRKLLAFGGPGYLVSVGYMDPGNWATDLAGGSAYGYTLLSVVVLSSLMAMLLQALSLRLGIATGRDLAQLSRERFGPRASFAFWAVAELAIVACDLAEVIGTAIALELLFGLPLLWGVLLTAGDTLLVLGLQRWGFRGVEALVVGLIALITVCFGYELLVSSPAMAGVLGGLVPRTQIVHDPAMLYVAIGIIGATVMPHNLYLHSALVQTRGYAEDEHGKREAIRFATIDSNVALGFALLINAAILVLAAATFHTSGHQDIAELQDAYHLIAPLLGAPLAATVFALALLCAGQNSTLTGTLAGQIVMEGFLHMRIRPWLRRLVTRALAVVPAAIVVALSGEQATGDMLIGSQVVLSLQLPFAMIPLVWLTGDKRLMGPFANSRMMSIAAWTVSLLIVALNLKLAADMLF
- a CDS encoding metal ABC transporter permease, which gives rise to MLYDFLAGPFVEFPFLRRALVGALALALGCGPIGTFLVLRRMSLMGDAMSHAVLPGAAIGFMFAGLSLPAMSLGGLGAGLLVALLAGIVTRLTPLREDASFAAFYLMSLALGVLIVSTHGSSVDLLHVLFGTILAVDDTALILVGAIATVTLIALALIYRPLVLDAFDPGFLRSVGVPGGTIHALFLTLVVLNLVAGFQALGTLMAVGLMMIPAAAARFWAREIWSLAAVSSALAALAGYVGLLVSYHADLPSGPAIILTAGLLYLVSVAVGRRDSIRTRYFVKSHLAA
- a CDS encoding LysE family translocator — encoded protein: MNWQLVALFAVTELVLCLTPGPAVLTILSQALKHGAGRALWSIFGIIAGNTLYFVLSATSLGALLLASYELFFAIKWLGAAYLLWLGVRTFFDRTSSLAVAAAPVARGRAAGLFTHAFVVQVANPKALLFFTALLPQFVDTQRPVAVQLVVLALVSVVIEFVVQLFYACLAAQATRLALRPRFARLTNRIAGTFLIGAGVGLASLTRD
- a CDS encoding NlpC/P60 family protein produces the protein MPDDQSPAATTSDRIAVAAAKLWQTKQAATYATPPVSDQAFDCSYFVWLAIKTVNPLFVRESSDEIAKDRLQFQSVTGAPQAGDIVYFPAGPVPYEVQKGVKRSFPAHVAIMLSASQFVGMQSGGVGKVNVPDRWWWSRKKQFLRYIGSAQ
- a CDS encoding DUF1007 family protein, whose protein sequence is MIALRRPVAPLLVLVGLGAPAAALAHPHIFIEEHVEVLFDHDTVTGVRMTWSFDELYSSMLRSDYTSTKKGPITAKDVQNLHDKAFTNLATVHYFTTMSLDGKPVEFGTPKDFTASFNADDKAIYSFVIPLTLPKAAPKNLLEIAVFDPEYYVDFELATDDPVKATGGAALKADCQPGTVRRDTQGWGQVDADIVSCTYQGGA
- a CDS encoding DUF3419 family protein, which gives rise to MVALARSKTAAIKKAVYRQAPSKKQALLDRLFALWFARFVYNQIWEDPAVDLEALDLRPDSRVVTIASGGCNILNYLVADPAQITALDLNPAHIALTRLKLAALRHLPDHEAFFQFFGIAKNKDNVDLYRTHLADKLDPAARAFWEHRSLLGRERVEFFAKGLYRKALLGKFIGFLHAFARIADRHPERILDARTMEEQREIYDREIGPLFELKLVRLLARQPVVLYSLGIPANQFDAMRQDSSGDLADLIRHRIRRLACDFDLSENYFAWQAFGRHYDVKERRATPPYLKAENYATIRDRLGRVETRLQSMTDYLASEDAGSKDRYILLDSVDWMDETMLADLWAQIRRTSRPGARVIFRTAGAESPFAEKLAPARFAALFEGWHYHEADSKRWLAQDRSAIYGGFHLYSRVA